The window GTCATGGCCACCATGATTTCAATCAGGGTGAAGCCCGCCTCACCGCACCGCGGCGCGCCCGCAGCGATCGCGCGCCGCGCCCTCATGGCGACCGCCCCGAACCGCTCGCGCTTCCCGTTCCAGTGCGCCTCGATGAAGACTCCGAAGTGGCGCCGGCCGACGTGCCCGAGGAAGCGCCCGTGGTCCCGCCCTCAAGCACCTCGTTGCTGCTGATGTGGAATACGTAAAACGTCACCTGCTCCTCGTCGCCCGACGGCGTCCTCAACACGGCATCCACCTGGTAGAACGGCACGGGCGCCTCTTCGGTCCCGCCCGTGGCCGTTCCCTGAAAACTCCACGAATACCCGGC is drawn from Candidatus Hydrogenedentota bacterium and contains these coding sequences:
- a CDS encoding prepilin-type N-terminal cleavage/methylation domain-containing protein, which gives rise to MRARRAIAAGAPRCGEAGFTLIEIMVAMT